The following are encoded in a window of Chloroflexota bacterium genomic DNA:
- the queF gene encoding preQ(1) synthase produces MTESIDDIKERYAALDIKLDVAGEDAIDPGFLLTFPYDYPDNPAEVVIDTHEFTAVCPWTGLPDTGDLKIIYVPRLHCLELKSLKYYLLSFRPVGIVQEHAASRILDDLVQACDPRSMSVCLDYTPRGGLHTVVTVRYPPEDSAAD; encoded by the coding sequence GTGACAGAATCAATCGATGACATCAAGGAACGCTATGCAGCGTTGGATATCAAACTGGATGTCGCCGGTGAGGATGCGATAGACCCAGGTTTCCTGCTCACCTTCCCCTATGACTACCCCGACAATCCGGCTGAGGTGGTGATCGATACGCACGAGTTCACGGCGGTCTGTCCGTGGACGGGCCTACCGGACACCGGCGACCTGAAGATTATCTATGTGCCGCGCTTGCATTGCCTTGAGCTCAAGTCCCTCAAGTACTACCTGCTCTCTTTCCGGCCGGTGGGCATAGTGCAGGAACACGCCGCCAGCCGGATTCTCGATGATCTTGTGCAGGCGTGCGACCCGCGCTCCATGTCAGTATGCTTGGACTACACGCCCCGGGGCGGTTTGCACACGGTGGTGACCGTGCGGTACCCGCCTGAGGATTCCGCTGCCGACTAA
- a CDS encoding CoA-acylating methylmalonate-semialdehyde dehydrogenase, with amino-acid sequence MESQLEQTKTRKATESSAPKLRNYVNGAWVTPQTENYLDVTNPANGDVIAQVPLSSKEDTDAAVAAAHAAFPAWRATPPLERSRLLFAVKARMEERFEDFAQAVTREHGKTLEDARGSVRRAIENVEVACGIPSLLMGYGLEDGAAKGIDEDVVRQPLGVFAAVCPFNFPLMVPFWFWPYAVACGNTYIIKPSEQVPTSMQLVFEELDACGFPPGVINVVNGSKEAVDALLDSPQVRGISFVGSTPTARYLYARAGEQGKRVQAQGGAKNVIVVMPDAALDETVGNVINSAFGSAGQRCLAGSVVVTVGAGHERVRDAIVQAAGSLAVGNGADEDVELGPVISQSAKERILGYIERGEAEGAALLLDGRAAAAEQDANGAFVGATIFDEVQTDMALFTDEIFGPVLSMLHVETLDDAITLIENQRYGNAASIFTQDGAAAREFRYRAPTGNIGINVGVAAPMAYFPFSGAKESFFGTLHGQGRDAIDFFTERKVVITRWF; translated from the coding sequence ATGGAATCTCAGCTCGAGCAGACCAAAACGCGTAAAGCCACAGAATCTTCCGCTCCCAAGCTCCGCAACTACGTCAACGGCGCGTGGGTCACGCCCCAGACCGAAAACTACCTGGACGTAACGAATCCGGCAAACGGCGACGTGATTGCCCAAGTGCCGCTCTCATCCAAGGAGGACACCGACGCAGCCGTGGCGGCGGCGCACGCCGCGTTCCCCGCCTGGCGCGCCACGCCGCCATTGGAGCGCTCGCGCCTGCTCTTTGCGGTCAAAGCGCGCATGGAAGAGCGCTTTGAGGACTTCGCCCAAGCCGTTACGCGGGAGCACGGCAAGACCCTGGAGGACGCGCGCGGCTCCGTGCGCCGCGCCATCGAGAACGTGGAAGTGGCGTGCGGCATACCGTCGCTGCTCATGGGTTACGGCCTGGAGGACGGCGCGGCGAAGGGTATTGACGAAGACGTGGTGCGCCAGCCGTTGGGGGTCTTTGCGGCGGTGTGTCCATTCAACTTTCCGCTCATGGTGCCGTTCTGGTTCTGGCCCTATGCCGTCGCTTGCGGCAATACGTACATCATCAAGCCCTCCGAGCAGGTGCCGACGAGCATGCAGCTCGTGTTCGAGGAGCTGGACGCCTGCGGCTTCCCTCCCGGCGTGATCAACGTGGTGAACGGGTCGAAAGAGGCCGTGGACGCCTTGCTGGATAGTCCGCAGGTGCGCGGTATCTCCTTTGTCGGTTCCACGCCGACGGCCCGGTATCTCTACGCCCGCGCGGGCGAGCAGGGAAAGCGCGTGCAGGCCCAGGGCGGCGCGAAGAACGTGATCGTCGTCATGCCCGACGCCGCGCTGGACGAGACGGTGGGCAACGTGATCAACTCCGCGTTTGGCTCCGCGGGCCAACGCTGCTTGGCGGGGTCAGTGGTGGTGACCGTGGGCGCGGGACACGAACGCGTGCGCGACGCCATCGTGCAAGCGGCGGGTTCTTTGGCAGTTGGCAACGGCGCGGATGAAGACGTCGAGCTTGGCCCGGTAATCTCACAGTCCGCCAAGGAGCGCATCCTCGGCTACATCGAGCGCGGCGAGGCTGAAGGCGCGGCCTTGCTCCTCGACGGCCGCGCGGCGGCGGCAGAACAGGACGCCAACGGCGCGTTCGTCGGCGCGACCATATTCGACGAGGTGCAGACCGACATGGCGCTCTTCACCGACGAAATCTTCGGCCCGGTGCTCAGCATGCTCCACGTGGAGACGCTCGACGACGCCATTACGCTGATCGAGAATCAGCGCTACGGCAACGCGGCGTCCATCTTCACGCAGGACGGCGCCGCGGCCCGCGAGTTCCGCTATCGCGCCCCCACCGGCAACATCGGCATCAACGTGGGCGTGGCCGCGCCCATGGCCTACTTCCCCTTCAGCGGCGCGAAAGAGTCCTTCTTCGGCACGCTCCACGGCCAAGGCCGCGATGCGATTGACTTCTTCACCGAACGCAAAGTGGTGATAACACGATGGTTCTGA
- a CDS encoding amidohydrolase family protein has product MIYDVHVHFRSVGMMQRALAQAERLDMVLCTNSINLEGSSSPNFPSREFVTACNDRTLGLAQQHPGRVIPFWYLNPVHGQYACDELERRVKGYRGRQGVKLWEAVRGNDPQVDGIMQICAAYRLPVLQHTFAEVTGNLPTETSGPDMREMALRHPDVTFFFGHAAGDIEVGAKCALGLPNVLMDVGGNEAVNGYTEILVKHVGAEHVVYGSDASGRSFSSQLAKVFGADLTPEDKNQILYANVQSLFDRQQELDSASI; this is encoded by the coding sequence ATGATCTACGACGTGCACGTACACTTCCGCAGCGTGGGGATGATGCAGCGGGCGCTCGCCCAGGCCGAGCGCCTCGACATGGTGCTCTGCACGAACAGCATCAATCTGGAAGGCAGCAGTTCGCCCAACTTTCCTTCGCGCGAATTCGTAACCGCCTGCAACGACCGCACCCTGGGGCTCGCGCAGCAGCATCCAGGGCGCGTGATTCCGTTTTGGTACCTCAATCCGGTGCACGGGCAGTACGCATGCGATGAGCTAGAACGGCGCGTGAAAGGCTACCGCGGCCGCCAAGGTGTCAAGCTCTGGGAAGCGGTCCGGGGCAACGACCCGCAGGTGGACGGCATCATGCAAATCTGCGCCGCGTACCGCCTGCCCGTGCTGCAGCACACATTTGCGGAGGTGACAGGGAATTTGCCCACGGAAACCAGCGGTCCGGACATGCGGGAGATGGCGCTGCGGCACCCGGATGTCACATTCTTCTTCGGCCATGCCGCCGGTGACATAGAGGTGGGCGCCAAGTGCGCCCTCGGCCTCCCCAACGTTCTCATGGACGTTGGCGGCAACGAGGCCGTGAACGGTTACACGGAGATTCTCGTAAAGCACGTCGGCGCAGAGCATGTGGTCTACGGCAGCGACGCTTCCGGACGGTCGTTTTCGTCGCAGCTTGCCAAGGTGTTTGGGGCCGATCTCACGCCGGAGGACAAGAATCAGATTCTCTACGCCAATGTGCAAAGCCTCTTCGACCGGCAACAAGAGCTCGACAGTGCTAGTATTTGA
- a CDS encoding neutral/alkaline non-lysosomal ceramidase N-terminal domain-containing protein, which translates to MATRLMAGGAKVAVTPPMGSAFQSSRADLRVESVYHDLYATAVVLSDGEHKVAIVGLDVLGLDAPLVNAVRERVSRQSSIPGASVLINASHSHFGPAILQALPDEIDETYYQSLVQSLADAVTRADASLEPVALRVGAAEGNFAINRRRMEGGEAQLAPNYDGIVDQRIRAMRFERLDGTVVAILFSGAFHPTGYAYRMPVVNGDYVAAARQEVERQFADQGAPVVGFLQGCAGNMRVRVIAPGGTRFHPCSGEEIDTHGRGVGALAARAAREATMVVGYPIGVAHELVSLPLMDPPTAAELKDMRAKAKDDNYMQLWTGSMLSRLQSNGSLPTSVDFPIQVLRIGGLWMVGLGAEVFLEVGLQIEAALMADHVGQAAWTLGYSNDTIGYLCTEASYADGGYEPTRSHKFYHLPAPYQPQAEHIVVSEALRIAGTLA; encoded by the coding sequence ATGGCAACGAGATTAATGGCCGGTGGGGCGAAAGTGGCGGTCACGCCGCCCATGGGGAGCGCGTTCCAATCGAGCCGGGCGGACCTGCGGGTGGAGAGCGTCTACCACGATCTCTACGCCACCGCCGTGGTGCTCAGCGACGGTGAGCACAAGGTGGCAATTGTCGGACTTGACGTGCTCGGTTTGGATGCGCCGTTGGTCAACGCCGTGCGGGAGCGCGTGTCACGGCAGTCGTCGATTCCTGGCGCCAGCGTCTTGATCAATGCCTCGCACAGTCACTTCGGACCCGCGATTCTGCAGGCCCTTCCCGATGAGATTGATGAAACGTACTACCAGAGTTTGGTGCAATCCCTCGCCGACGCCGTCACCCGCGCCGACGCGAGCCTGGAGCCAGTGGCGCTGCGCGTGGGCGCGGCGGAAGGAAACTTCGCCATCAACCGGCGGCGCATGGAGGGCGGCGAGGCCCAGCTCGCGCCGAACTACGACGGCATCGTGGACCAGCGCATCCGCGCAATGCGCTTCGAGCGTCTGGATGGGACCGTGGTTGCCATACTCTTCTCGGGGGCGTTCCATCCGACCGGGTACGCCTACCGCATGCCGGTGGTGAACGGCGACTACGTGGCCGCCGCCAGACAGGAAGTGGAACGACAGTTCGCCGACCAGGGAGCGCCAGTGGTTGGCTTTTTGCAGGGCTGTGCGGGCAACATGCGCGTGCGCGTCATCGCACCGGGCGGCACACGCTTCCATCCTTGCAGCGGCGAGGAAATCGACACCCACGGCCGCGGCGTCGGCGCGCTGGCCGCCCGCGCGGCGCGGGAAGCCACTATGGTGGTGGGCTATCCCATCGGCGTGGCGCACGAGCTCGTGTCTTTGCCGCTAATGGATCCACCCACGGCGGCGGAACTCAAGGACATGCGTGCCAAGGCGAAAGACGACAACTATATGCAGCTTTGGACCGGGTCGATGCTGTCCCGCCTGCAGAGCAACGGGTCGCTGCCGACGAGCGTGGACTTCCCCATCCAGGTCTTGCGCATCGGCGGGCTCTGGATGGTGGGTCTAGGAGCCGAGGTTTTCCTGGAAGTCGGCCTGCAGATCGAGGCGGCGCTCATGGCCGACCACGTGGGTCAAGCGGCGTGGACGTTAGGCTACTCCAACGACACCATCGGCTACCTCTGCACCGAGGCATCATACGCAGACGGCGGCTACGAACCCACGCGCTCGCACAAGTTCTACCACCTGCCCGCACCCTACCAGCCCCAAGCCGAACACATCGTAGTGTCCGAAGCCCTCCGCATCGCGGGCACACTTGCGTGA
- a CDS encoding amidohydrolase family protein: MIIDAHVHIKGGDVYRRELDPDDTIRYMDQAGVDKSCVFSICLPSRESNEMTRRAISGREDRLIPFAHMVPEEGSVGMEALRRAIEDWGFRGIKLHFGEVKGEITDALFLPILELGAGYDLPILLCCAHRPEFPDRWADAVPEAKIIIPHLGSSRDQDMNWRFFDVAKRHDNIWLDTSFTSGPWMIREAYHALGANKLIWGSDGGGDYNPPLPEMAKVKVWEFPEADYAKIMGGNILALLGGAV; encoded by the coding sequence ATGATCATCGACGCTCATGTCCATATCAAAGGCGGCGACGTGTACCGCCGCGAGTTGGACCCGGACGACACCATCCGGTACATGGACCAAGCCGGTGTGGACAAGTCGTGCGTCTTCAGCATCTGTCTCCCCAGTCGCGAATCCAACGAAATGACGCGCCGGGCGATCAGCGGTCGCGAAGACCGGCTGATTCCGTTTGCCCACATGGTGCCGGAGGAAGGGTCTGTGGGCATGGAAGCGTTGCGCCGCGCCATCGAGGACTGGGGGTTTCGCGGCATCAAGTTGCATTTTGGCGAGGTGAAGGGGGAGATTACCGACGCGCTCTTCCTTCCCATACTCGAACTAGGGGCCGGCTACGACCTTCCCATCCTGCTGTGCTGCGCCCACCGGCCGGAGTTTCCCGACCGCTGGGCGGACGCCGTACCGGAGGCCAAGATCATCATTCCCCACCTGGGCTCCAGCCGCGACCAGGACATGAACTGGCGCTTCTTCGACGTGGCCAAGCGCCACGACAACATCTGGCTCGACACCTCGTTCACCAGCGGCCCATGGATGATCCGCGAGGCCTACCACGCCCTTGGCGCAAACAAGCTCATCTGGGGGTCGGACGGCGGTGGCGATTATAATCCGCCCCTGCCCGAAATGGCCAAGGTAAAGGTCTGGGAGTTCCCCGAAGCGGACTACGCCAAAATCATGGGCGGCAACATCCTGGCATTGCTCGGTGGCGCGGTGTAG
- the moaC gene encoding cyclic pyranopterin monophosphate synthase MoaC translates to MALTHFNESGLPRMVDVGDKPDTAREATAQGAVVMLPETLTLIRQQQETPPQAVGPLKKGNVLAVAQVAGIMAAKSTWQLVPMCHPLPLSGVDMNFSLDEAQSCVRIQASVRTTGKTGVEMEALTAVSVAALTIYDMCKAVDRGMRIESVHLVQKSGGQRGDYVASDAADATNDS, encoded by the coding sequence GTGGCGCTTACACACTTCAATGAGTCCGGTTTGCCGCGCATGGTAGACGTGGGTGACAAGCCGGATACCGCCCGAGAGGCCACCGCGCAAGGCGCAGTCGTGATGCTGCCGGAGACCTTGACACTTATCCGCCAACAGCAGGAAACGCCGCCGCAGGCGGTTGGCCCGCTCAAGAAGGGCAACGTGTTGGCAGTGGCGCAAGTGGCGGGCATCATGGCGGCAAAGTCCACCTGGCAACTCGTCCCGATGTGCCACCCCTTGCCGTTGAGCGGGGTAGATATGAACTTTAGCCTGGACGAGGCCCAGAGTTGCGTTCGCATCCAGGCTTCGGTGCGCACCACGGGCAAAACGGGCGTGGAGATGGAAGCGCTTACCGCCGTCAGTGTAGCGGCACTCACCATTTACGATATGTGCAAAGCCGTGGATAGGGGCATGCGCATCGAGAGCGTGCACTTGGTTCAGAAGAGCGGCGGACAAAGAGGTGACTACGTCGCATCGGATGCCGCTGATGCCACGAATGACAGTTGA
- a CDS encoding amidohydrolase family protein, with protein sequence MIIDVHVHYRSDGQMAQALRLAGRLNMVLCLNTINLEGTVSPHFPSAEFVAACNDRTAAAAREHPQRIIPFWYLNPVLADAARAELRQRVGRHKGPQGVKLWMAAKGNDPRVDTTLGLCAQYNLPVLQHTNIEAGGTLPTETTPQEMREMALRHSDVTFLWGHAGSDYEYGVKCAHGLDNVLMDIGGNEATNGYTEMLVRYLGAERVVYGSDATGRSFASQLAKVYGADISWDAKEMILHRSAAALFARQGYDESADGKSL encoded by the coding sequence ATGATCATTGACGTGCACGTGCACTACCGCTCGGACGGGCAGATGGCGCAGGCGCTGCGTCTGGCCGGGCGGCTTAATATGGTGCTCTGCCTAAACACCATCAACCTGGAGGGCACGGTCTCGCCGCACTTTCCGTCGGCAGAGTTTGTGGCCGCCTGCAACGACCGCACGGCAGCGGCGGCCCGGGAGCATCCGCAGCGCATCATTCCCTTCTGGTACCTCAATCCGGTACTCGCTGATGCCGCTCGCGCGGAACTGCGGCAGCGGGTCGGGCGACACAAGGGTCCTCAGGGCGTGAAGCTCTGGATGGCGGCGAAAGGCAATGATCCACGCGTGGATACCACGCTCGGCCTCTGCGCGCAGTACAATCTGCCGGTGCTGCAACACACGAATATCGAGGCCGGCGGCACGCTGCCCACCGAAACGACGCCGCAGGAGATGCGTGAAATGGCGCTGCGGCACTCCGACGTGACGTTTCTTTGGGGTCATGCCGGCAGCGATTACGAGTACGGCGTGAAGTGCGCCCACGGCCTGGACAACGTGCTGATGGACATCGGCGGCAATGAGGCCACGAATGGTTACACCGAAATGCTGGTACGCTACCTGGGGGCGGAGCGCGTCGTCTATGGCAGCGACGCCACCGGCAGGTCGTTCGCGTCGCAACTGGCAAAGGTGTACGGCGCGGACATCTCATGGGACGCGAAGGAGATGATTCTCCACCGCAGTGCCGCGGCCCTCTTCGCGCGGCAAGGCTATGATGAGAGTGCAGACGGAAAATCCTTGTGA
- a CDS encoding extracellular solute-binding protein: MSTTKLTRRTVLGGTLGVAGAALLAACGTVQTAAPAEQQEEMAPKEAAQEAPAMEHTPVWAVWMGDETSQLRWNTAMELFGEEHPEVTWRITWEHWKRSLPPLLAAGEIPDIANTSSAPHILVDNWLDAGPIMSAAGINQADYAGRLFEAVTWRGKTMGVPTGSNTTALFYRGDMFDEAGQNPPTNDMSWEETIAVSADIAGRLNQGEERARWGISTMSYAWSYFPLLYAGMLDTDGNVVVNREIAVHLVQLIMQDSIEKFRAAPTREDLAATEDYYGTGVFPTGKVAMVPGGTFILKPFREADPFAFSTVEVPYTEITGTRVRGAFNGHEQMSLLAGGAENPDAQEFAIWTMGEKHQRWMGGEGWSVPALNAAAETFAPPADDPRPADQSAFVKAISYATSYFAHPASSAIASAGTGPLRAFVEEGALTAEETVDLAIDQMQAAVDEWESNQ; encoded by the coding sequence ATGTCTACGACGAAACTGACCCGACGCACGGTTCTCGGCGGCACACTCGGAGTTGCCGGCGCCGCATTGCTCGCCGCTTGCGGCACGGTGCAGACCGCAGCCCCGGCGGAGCAACAAGAGGAAATGGCCCCCAAAGAGGCGGCCCAAGAAGCGCCCGCCATGGAGCATACACCCGTGTGGGCCGTGTGGATGGGCGACGAGACCAGCCAGCTACGCTGGAACACCGCCATGGAGCTCTTCGGCGAAGAGCATCCCGAGGTCACGTGGAGGATCACGTGGGAGCACTGGAAGCGCAGCCTGCCGCCCTTGCTGGCCGCCGGTGAAATCCCGGACATCGCGAATACGTCGTCAGCCCCCCACATTCTGGTCGACAACTGGCTGGATGCCGGCCCCATCATGTCGGCCGCCGGCATCAATCAGGCCGACTACGCCGGGCGGCTCTTCGAGGCCGTTACCTGGCGCGGCAAGACCATGGGCGTTCCCACCGGCTCGAACACCACCGCGCTCTTCTATAGAGGCGACATGTTCGATGAAGCCGGCCAGAATCCGCCGACGAACGACATGTCTTGGGAAGAGACCATCGCGGTTTCCGCCGACATCGCAGGCCGCCTGAATCAGGGCGAGGAGCGCGCGCGCTGGGGTATCTCTACCATGAGCTACGCCTGGAGTTACTTCCCGCTCCTCTACGCGGGAATGTTGGATACCGACGGCAACGTCGTGGTGAACCGCGAAATCGCCGTGCACCTCGTGCAGTTGATCATGCAGGACTCGATTGAGAAGTTCCGCGCCGCCCCCACGCGGGAAGACCTTGCGGCCACGGAAGACTATTACGGCACCGGGGTCTTCCCCACCGGTAAGGTGGCCATGGTGCCGGGCGGCACGTTCATCTTGAAGCCGTTCCGCGAAGCCGACCCGTTCGCGTTCTCCACGGTGGAAGTGCCCTATACGGAAATAACTGGTACCAGGGTGCGCGGCGCCTTCAACGGGCACGAGCAGATGAGCCTGCTGGCCGGCGGCGCGGAAAACCCGGATGCGCAGGAGTTCGCAATCTGGACGATGGGGGAGAAGCACCAACGCTGGATGGGCGGCGAGGGCTGGTCGGTGCCGGCGCTGAATGCGGCGGCGGAAACGTTCGCGCCGCCGGCGGACGATCCGCGGCCCGCCGACCAGAGCGCGTTCGTCAAGGCCATTAGCTACGCCACCAGCTACTTCGCGCACCCGGCCTCCAGCGCAATCGCCTCCGCGGGCACCGGCCCGCTCCGCGCCTTCGTGGAAGAAGGGGCGCTCACCGCCGAGGAGACCGTGGACCTGGCAATCGACCAGATGCAAGCCGCAGTGGACGAATGGGAGAGCAACCAGTAG
- a CDS encoding DUF559 domain-containing protein, giving the protein MRAKVLASQGAARARRLRKNSTEAERILRRHLHSRQFVGCKFRRQAPRGKYIVDFLRYEGILAIEIDGGQRQLRKEEDSVRTDWPEAQGFRVGRIWIKQVLTQTEAVLDATLREWQVQESPSP; this is encoded by the coding sequence GTGAGGGCGAAAGTCTTGGCATCGCAAGGCGCCGCTAGAGCACGACGACTCCGCAAGAACTCAACAGAAGCCGAGAGGATCCTGCGGCGTCACTTGCACAGTCGTCAGTTTGTCGGCTGCAAATTCCGCAGACAAGCACCCCGTGGCAAGTACATTGTTGACTTCCTGCGCTATGAGGGAATCCTGGCGATTGAGATAGATGGTGGTCAGCGCCAGCTTCGCAAAGAAGAGGATTCAGTTCGCACGGATTGGCCGGAGGCACAGGGGTTTCGCGTAGGTCGAATCTGGATCAAACAGGTGCTGACGCAGACGGAAGCAGTCTTGGATGCTACCCTACGTGAGTGGCAAGTCCAAGAGTCGCCCTCACCCTAA
- a CDS encoding amidohydrolase family protein: MIDANAFLGEWPFRRLPYAQPEDRLRKMDALGIEKAVVSRLENVFYKDLLVGNEELHAIVRRYPDRFIPAYTINPGFPGWEHDLEVCINDFGMCNLRLHPNYHQYSRLKGNVPRIAEARGYPNYQQYHFLDDQAQALLGKAEEHNLVVLISIGVEDPRFAHWLMKVPSVTTIDAAEAVNGFPGVRFLVCGATFSEVRSLWSTAYHRDNLYFENSRVQGPIGDVDDLCALMGPEHLLFGSNLPINYAESAKLSIEHAEVDADVKQALFRGNAERMFGV; the protein is encoded by the coding sequence ATGATTGACGCAAATGCCTTTCTCGGCGAGTGGCCGTTTCGCCGCCTGCCCTATGCCCAACCTGAAGACCGACTGCGCAAGATGGACGCGCTTGGCATTGAGAAAGCGGTCGTCTCGCGGTTGGAAAACGTCTTCTATAAAGACCTCCTGGTGGGCAACGAGGAACTCCATGCCATCGTGCGGCGGTATCCCGATCGCTTTATTCCTGCGTACACGATCAATCCGGGCTTTCCCGGCTGGGAACACGACCTGGAGGTCTGCATCAACGACTTCGGCATGTGTAACCTGCGCCTGCACCCGAACTATCATCAGTACAGCCGCCTCAAGGGCAACGTGCCGCGCATAGCCGAGGCCCGGGGATATCCCAATTACCAGCAGTACCATTTCCTCGACGACCAGGCGCAGGCGCTGCTGGGCAAGGCCGAGGAACATAACCTGGTGGTGCTGATCTCAATTGGTGTGGAGGACCCCCGCTTTGCGCATTGGTTGATGAAAGTACCCTCGGTAACGACAATCGACGCGGCGGAAGCGGTGAACGGCTTTCCGGGTGTGCGCTTCCTGGTCTGCGGGGCTACGTTCTCGGAGGTGCGCAGCCTCTGGTCGACCGCGTATCACCGGGACAATCTCTACTTCGAGAACTCCCGGGTGCAGGGGCCCATCGGCGACGTGGACGACCTGTGCGCGCTCATGGGTCCGGAGCACCTGCTCTTTGGTTCGAATCTGCCCATCAACTACGCCGAGTCAGCCAAGCTCAGCATCGAACATGCTGAGGTAGACGCTGACGTGAAGCAGGCGCTCTTTCGTGGCAACGCGGAGCGAATGTTTGGCGTCTAG
- a CDS encoding queuosine precursor transporter: MRFSGKLVIIIALAVSVLLVSNVIAAKPLSLFELPFEFLGSTSYIVSVAVICFPLSYIISDVLTEVYGFRVARGVIWLGFACNLLMVIIFFIGGAIPGAVFWEDQDAYETILGTTGWVLAGSFVAYLIGEFSNAMVMVVLKNRTAGRHLWLRTISSTFVGQGVDSIMFYGIAFGISGIWPMMDVVRAMILAWIAKTIYEIVATPVTYLVVGWLKRTERMDIYDAPHSLNPFGIFGGDPDTMVNKAETAEA, encoded by the coding sequence ATGCGGTTTTCCGGCAAGCTCGTCATCATCATTGCTCTGGCAGTTAGCGTGCTGCTGGTCAGCAACGTTATCGCTGCCAAACCTCTCTCGCTCTTCGAATTGCCTTTCGAATTCCTTGGAAGCACCAGTTACATAGTATCCGTTGCCGTCATATGTTTCCCGTTGAGCTACATTATCAGCGATGTTCTCACGGAGGTGTACGGCTTTCGTGTGGCGCGCGGTGTGATTTGGCTGGGTTTTGCCTGTAACCTCCTAATGGTCATCATCTTCTTCATTGGAGGCGCTATCCCCGGTGCCGTTTTCTGGGAAGACCAAGACGCCTACGAGACCATCCTGGGTACCACCGGTTGGGTCTTGGCGGGCTCGTTCGTGGCCTACCTGATTGGGGAGTTTTCCAATGCCATGGTAATGGTCGTCTTGAAGAACCGGACAGCAGGCCGCCATCTATGGCTCCGCACCATATCGTCGACGTTCGTCGGCCAAGGCGTCGACTCCATTATGTTCTACGGCATTGCCTTCGGCATCTCCGGCATATGGCCCATGATGGATGTTGTGCGCGCCATGATACTTGCGTGGATCGCCAAGACGATCTACGAAATCGTCGCGACACCGGTGACGTACTTGGTTGTGGGCTGGCTCAAGCGCACCGAACGCATGGATATCTACGATGCGCCCCATTCGCTCAATCCGTTCGGCATCTTCGGCGGCGACCCGGATACGATGGTCAACAAGGCTGAGACCGCCGAGGCGTGA